aaataaaagcaccaccaactcCTGTCCACAAACGTCCCTTAGTTGAGTGTTTCCCTCTTTTTTAATTATCTATTCATTATCAATTAATACATGCACACTGAAcataaaaaacatggatataCTGCCTTTTTATACTGCCTATCTGCTGTCATACACCTGCCtcaagtacttttgtccattagaCAAACAATTGCACATACTTGTAACTTCCATCCAGTGACTACATTCAACATATTTATTCAGCTATCCCAGCACTGCTGGTATTTAATGGTGTCTATATTGAAGTCTTATTATCCATGTATAAATGgcattttacatacaagttGTTGAGACCTGCGCGAACGAACGAGCAGGGAGCGGAGAATCAGACTAAGGAAGCCGTGacgggtaaacggggtttattaaagcagacagggagcagcacaggacgaacattaatgacagacctggggaaaacggactcagacgcagactaaatacacaggacaaggcgaaaataacaggcaacaggtgatcacaatcaggaattaacacgagctaacgaggggggcgtggcacacacgaggatcatacgagcaggtcatgacacaagTCTCCAAACGCAAGGACAGATCATAACatattagttattattattttaattcttgTAATATACAGCTGTTACTTTTTCTCATCATTCGATCGTTGTCCCACAGACATTATTTTAAAGTTAGTCAACATGAAAATGTTGGAGCAAAaattactgcattttaaaaatttaacatGTTAAAATGATGGCAGCATATTGTGCCTCTGACTACCATTTCGGGCATCAGTGAAAATGGTCGATTGTGCAGAAAAACTGCAACGCGCAAATACATCATCCGTGCAATGTCTGATCAGCTCCCCCGATGGAGAAATCCGTCACATTAGTGCTTCATTCATCGAAATTGTTATCGGCATTTTGCGTTATTCTAGGCTCGTTTTCACTTTACGTTGTAGATTTGAAGTTGTAAAACCAACATAATAAACACAGAATCACCTTGTGCTCTAATTTGAATAATCGAAAAGAGGAAATACGACAACAATAGTTAACCTACATCACTGTCAAGTAATTTGCAGTCACACCTCAACGATCCACGCGTGTACTTACGTCATAGAAAAAAttaacataatataaatatttattattacgaaAGTGGAAGTTTCGTGTCGCATcaatgaatatataaattatactaaTAAGCAGTGGGACGTATCGCCGTACGTGTTTAAACATACCGTGACTAAGAGACAACGCAGGTCTTCGCCGCAGGTACGTATTTCTGCATCACTTTACGTTTTTGATTACGGATTCTTTGCGTGGTTGTGATGAGCCTCAGAAGACTGCTTAACGGAGGTGTGCGTGCCATTAAACTAGATAGAGAACTTGATTCGGAGCGCAAAGGAAAATGGCTCTTAGAAGCTTTCTTTTGAACTGCAATCAGATATTTACAGAATACACCCGGCTGGCATTGTCTAATAATGGACAAGCTAATGTAGACACAATACTGACGAAGTAACTCATTTTTCGCTACTTTAATATAACAGCTGTTATTATGATTTATGCCCTTAGCGTGTCCTTGAATATCTCTATCTTGCTATAATAGAATGACTACAATGGAAAGCAGTGTACGTTGGGCAAGTGGGCGATTGATTGAAAATGAATTTGCTGATGAGATGATAACAATTTCGGAGTTTGTTGCCGAGATTCAAACACTCACTCAGCAACAAGGTTTGTCAAGTGtattatattaaacatatattacaattgtatattattattacagtttcaATTGTCCCAAAGCAGAAAAAATCACTACAGCCATTAATTGACAAATCCAGAGTGGTGCAGCTAATCTACGCACGTAAACCCAAGTTTTTCTTAGGAGAAACCTGGAAAATTGTACATCAGAATTGCCAAAGTAATGTGACATTTACAAGGAATTTGACCTAACAAACCTTGTTCCAATACAATCAAGATAATAAATACTAGAAATGTAAATACATGTGAGCACAAAAGAAAGTACTAGTATAAAGTATTAATAAAAGCCCTACtacaattatacaatatatatatatatatattgtataattgtagtagggcttttattaatacttatatatatacacacacaaatacgtATACTGTTACGTCCCGGTCTAGGGACGGGGCGTAAACAGCAATATGGTTCGGGAAAAGGGGAACAGGGAGTCGGGAAAAAGGGAACAGGGAGTCGGGAGGTagaggagaaggaggtgagGGAATAATCAACACCCAAGGCGATGAAGATGATAACACTGTGTATTTCAGGGGACAAGGTGAACTTCAGGAGTGACAccggccaaaacaataaacaaaatccaGTGAATTAGCTAACCGCGTACCAACGAACTTccctaaccaaaaacaaaagtgaaacaaaagacaaacgCTATCCTAACCCTCGCTAATCACAAAACAGGGACAAAAACGCCGTACACgcagaaaacaaatggcagTCACTCCCTACAACCTTtatccccatacacacacacatacaaaaaaagaacatatatatatatatatatatatatataacacaagCAACCAAAACCAATCCGAAATCCTAAGAATAGTCGATAATCATGCAATAGTCAAAACACGGGTAAATCAATCCAAGCCGAGCAACCAAAACCAAATCGAAAACCAAAAACGCGAAAGTCGAAAGCCAAAACGGGTCGTAACAGTAAATCCAAAAATACAATagaaaaaaggcaaagcaaataCAAATCACGAGCAAGAGCTGGGAGATGGGGTGTGCAGGCGTCTTTTATAATCCGGGGCTGTAGAGGCGGGAAACGGGAACGAGGCGATGATAACCAGTAGATCCAGTTTTGGCACGGCTTGTGTAGAGAGATGGAAAATGCGGAACCGGAATCAGCAGCTTGATGGAATGGGATCTGATGGTGAGATGGActggacacacacacggacGTAACACCCCCACCCAGAAGTGTGGACCCACGCAtacaataacaaaataaaccacaaagGGGGTCCACAAATCAATGCGACCTTGACAAAGCATCAGCTACCACATTTTCTGATCCACGCCGATGCACAATAACCAAATTAAAACTCTGCACAATGAGGGACCAACGTAACAAGCGCTGATTGGAGGAGGACAttcgatttaaaaaaaacaagtggaTTATGGTCAGTATAGACGGTGATCGGGACACTACTCCCACCCAGGTAAACTTCAAAATGTTGGAGGGCCAACAAAAGAGCAAGAGCTTCCTTTTCCACCGTGCTATAATTTAGCTGGTGTTTTACGAATTTCTTTGAGAAATAACTGAGGGGATGATCTAACCCCATGTCGTCTTCTTGTAGAAGCACAGCCCCGGCACCAGTACCGCTGGCATCCACCTCTAGTTTAAACGGTCTGTTAAAGTTAGGGGTCGATAACACCGGAGTACTGCACAGCAACATCTTCACCGTGTTAAAAGCCTGTTGACACTCTGGGGACCACACAAAAATTGTGTCCTTCCGTAAGAGGCTAGTCAGAGGTAAAACCACATCCGAGAAATTCTTACAAAACCCCCGATAGTAACCGGCCATACCAAGGAACCGCCTGAGGTCACGCTTGCTCTGAGGAGCATGGAACAAATTTATAGCCTCTACTTTCGCCTTAACAGGTTTAACCATGCCTTGTCCTACAGTCTTTCCCAGATAAGTAACCATACCCTTACCAAATTCACATTTCTCTAGATTCAAGACTAAAGAAGCTTCACGCAACTTCCCAAAAACAACGTCTAGCACACGCATGTGTTCTTCCCAGGTATCGGTATAAACCACGATATCGTCTAAATAGACTTCACAATTAGAGACATGTCCCAAGACTTTGTTCATCAGCCGCTGGAACGTAGCAGGTGCATTTTTGAGCCCGAAAGCCATAACGGTATATTGCATAAAGGTGTCCGGAGTTGCAAAAGCAGAAATATCGGAGGCACGCGGAGAAAGAGGAACTTGCCAATAACCCTTTAAAAGATCCAGTTTACTCACATAAGTGGCAGAGCCGATACGATCAATACAATCTTCCATACGGGGGAGTGGAAAAGAATCCGCTTTTGTTATAGCGTTAACCTTTCTATAGTCGGTGCAAAAACGGAACGTGCCATCTGGTTTTGGCACCAAAACACATGGAGAACACCACGGACTAACACTGTGGATGGCTAACCCGTTTTCCTCAAGATAAGCGATTTCTTCACGGAGCACAGCACGCTTCTGGGGATTTACGCGATAAGGATGTTGCTTAATAGGCACCTGACTACCAACATCGATGTCATGACAGAGGACATTCGTACGGGACGGGGTGTCTGAGAATAGATCCAGGTATTTTCTTGTGAGGGACTGAATGTCTTGTCGAGCTAAATTGGGGAGATGGGTTAAACGGTCGGCTAGATTTTCGAGGGCTTCAGAATTCGGCAGGCGAGCACAGGGAAAACACAATTTCCCAAGATGAAGATCATCTTGTTCAGGGGAATACTCCGAAGGAGGCACTGGGACAATCGGGACTGATAAAACAGGCAGGGCAGATGTAGCGTCTATGTCGGGATCTGTACGTGTGCGATAGGGCTTTAGCATGTTTACATGACATACCCGGGACTTGCGCTTGCGGTCGGGAGTGTCCAAAACATAATCCGTATCACTAAGTTTTCTGGAAATCACGTAGGGTCCCGAAAATCGTGCCTGCAGAGAGGAACGAGGCAGAGGCAGTAAAACCAACACGCGATCACCAACCTGAAAAGAGCGTTCGATCGCTTTCAAATCATAGCGAGACTTCATCTCTTTCTGGGAAGCAGTCAAAGAGTCTCGAGCACAATCCCACGCCGCACGCAACCTAGAACGAAGCGATTCAACATAAGTCGATACAGGTTTAGGCTGAGCAGCCGATATAGGTGACAACCATTGCTCCTGTAGCAACTTGAGCGGTCCACGAACAGAGTGACCAAAAACCAACTCAGCAGGACTAAAACCAGTAGATTCCTGCACAGCGTTACGGAtggcaaaaagcaacaaagggACTCCCTCATCCCAGTCCTTGTCAGACTCGAGACAATAAGTACGTAACATACTTTTTAAGGACTGATGGAAGCGTTCCAGTGCACCTTGTGACTCGGGATGGTAAGCACTGGACAATTTATGTTGGACCTGTAACTCCGCAAGAACCTGTTTAAACAGACGTGAGGTAAAGTTAGACCCCTGATCTGACTGAACCGTCTTAGGTAAGCCAAATGTGGTGAAAAACTTAACAAAAGCCTTGACAATCACCCGCGATTTCAAGGAACGAATGGGAATCGCTTCAGGGTAACGAGTTGTCATACACATGAGAGTTAAGAGGTAATTATGTCCTGCACGAGACTTCGGAAGAGGACCCACACAATCAACCAAGATATATTCGAACGGTTCACCAACCACCGGTATAGGTCGAAGCGGTGCAGGGGGAACCACCTGATTGGGTTTACCAGACACTTGACATTTGTGACAAGTGCGACAATACGAAATAACATTACCTTTAATACCAGGCCAAAAGAAATGTCTTAAGATGCGCTCATGCGTCTTACGCACTCCCAAATGACCGGAAAAAGGATGGTCATGGGCAAGCGATAGAACTTGTTGTCTAAATGGAGAAGGGACAACCACCTGGTACACCGCATCCCAGGAGTTCGGTGATGCAGGAGGACCCCATTTCCTCATTAAGACCTCATCCCTTAAGAAATAAAGAGGTGACTGGGTAGAGTTAATATCGCTACCCTCGGATAGTCGGAAACAGTAAGCCAAAGAAGGGTCAGCCTTCTGGGCTTTTATTAATTCAGCTCTGGTAACATCAGTCAATGTGGGAGCATCTGCACGAAGATCGCTGTCTTCCAACAAAGACGAACGAGTCTTACCCTCAGCAGTGTTATCACATAAAAACGAATCAGACAAGTCAATCACGTCTCGGTATTTCCGTGCCTGAGCTCTAGTTACTGCACAAGCCGGAAAGATACTTGAACTTGGACTTTCACATTTGGGTTTTTCCACCACCTCTAACACTGAGGCTATTTTTCCCCCAGCTATATCATTCcctaaaacaaatgaaacaccAGGAACAGGTAACTGCGAACGAACAGCAACCTTATAACATCCCGCAAAGTCATCCGTATGTAGATAAACCGTATGTAGAGGCACACGCACCACGGTCATATCGATCCCCTGAATCAAAACATCACTGCCACAATAGGATGAGTCCGAAAAATGAAGCACAGTGTCCAAAACAAGAGATTGAGCCGCCCCTGTATCCCGCAGGACAGTGACAGGCTGTTTCTCGTCACTTTCATTACCGAAAGAAATAAACCCAGAGAAAATAAAAGGCGTAAAAGACGAATCCACAGAAGACTGAACATCGCCACAAATAGTCTTCACACAATGCACAGGTTTTTCTGGTACAGTCTGTCTGGCCATCTTGCGCTTTAGCGCTGGACAAGCATCTATAAGATGTCCTGGCAAGTGACAGTAGAAGCAGGAACGGGTTTCCACTAGTTTATCCGAAACACCCGATTTAGGCGATCCGGTACGTACAGACTTAGGTCCGGTTGTAGCAACACTGGGAGCAGGATCTCGCCGAGACAGAGGGGAGGCAAAAACAAACTTATGAGTTAGTGCAAACTCGTCTGCTAATGTAGCGGCCTCGGACAAACTAGTGACCTTCTGTTCATTCAAATAGATCACGATTTTCTCAGGTATACAATTCTTAAATTCCTCTAACAAAATAAGCTCCTTCAACTGTTCAAATTCAGAGACCGCACTAGAAGTACACCACTTTTCAAATAACACAAATTTTTCTCTGGCAAATTCCACAAACGTCTGGCTGTTGGTTTTTCTGAGCCGCCTGAAATTCTGTCGATAGGCTTCCGGCACCAGTTCATAAGCCCGCTGAATAGTGGTTTTAACGACTTCATAATCAAGGCTTTGCTCCAGAGTCAAAGCTGCACACACATCCTGGGCTTTTCCTACCAACTTGCATTGTAGCATCAATGACCAGAGAGACTTAGGCCACTTTAAGGTTGTGGCAATGCGTTCGAATATAGGAAAATAAGCATCCACTTCATTTTCCCTAAACAGTGGTACTAGATTGACTTGCCGACTGACATCAAACCCAGGGACTTCACCTACCGGGGAGCCCTGAGGAACACCGGGTTGTGTCAATCCCCGCGGCAGAGGACCCGGTGTGGGCTGCTCCACTTTCAGCCGTGCTAAGGCGATCTCTTTATCTGCCTCCACCTGCAAAGCGCGCAAATGCAGAAGCTGTGCCTGGTTCTCCTGTTTCTTTAACTCTAGCTCCAACTCCTTTAGTCGGATGGCTAGACGAGGGTCTTCGAGAGCAGGGGGCGGGCTTCCGGGATCCATGCCCAAAGATGGACCGGTCATCCCGCTCGCCTCCGCTACGGGTGACTGTGCCATCTGAGGAGCAACACCCGTCGCCTCCTCCCTCTCAGGCAATATACCCCGAGATACCAGGTCATCAAATAGCAGAGCTTTAACCTCCTTTTTGGAAGCAGCTCGAGGCACCGGCACATCAAAGAAAGCAGCGATCTGTAACAGATCGATCTTCCTACAGGCATCAAAGCCTTCCAAGGTGGGACACAGAGTAAAGTGAGTCAGGTCAAAGTCAGCCATTGCCACACCAGTAAGATAGTAGCCCACTACCCTAGGTGATGatgatcccggacgagcccccaattctgTTACGTCCCGGTCTAGGGACGGGGCGTAAACAGCAATATGGTTCGGGAAAAGGGGAACAGGGAGTCGGGAAAAAGGGAACAGGGAGTCGGGAGGTagaggagaaggaggtgagGGAATAATCAACACCCAAGGCGATGAAGATGATAACACTGTGTATTTCAGGGGACAAGGTGAACTTCAGGAGTGACAccggccaaaacaataaacaaaatccaGTGAATTAGCTAACCGCGTACCAACGAACTTccctaaccaaaaacaaaagtgaaacaaaagacaaacgCTATCCTAACCCTCGCTAATCACAAAACAGGGACAAAAACGCCGTACACgcagaaaacaaatggcagTCACTCCCTACAACCTTtatccccatacacacacacatacaaaaaaagaacatatatatatatatatatatatatatatatatatatataacacaagCAACCAAAACCAATCCGAAATCCTAAGAATAGTCGATAATCATGCAATAGTCAAAACACGGGTAAATCAATCCAAGCCGAGCAACCAAAACCAAATCGAAAACCAAAAACGCGAAAGTCGAAAGCCAAAACGGGTCGTAACAGTAAATCCAAAAATACAATagaaaaaaggcaaagcaaataCAAATCACGAGCAAGAGCTGGGAGATGGGGTGTGCAGGCGTCTTTTATAATCCGGGGCTGTAGAGGCGGGAAACGGGAACGAGGCGATGATAACCAGTAGATCCAGTTTTGGCACGGCTTGTGTAGAGAGATGGAAAATGCGGAACCGGAATCAGCAGCTTGATGGAATGGGATCTGATGGTGAGATGGActggacacacacacggacGTAACAATACATACTCTAGATCTATTAGATCTATAAAGTCTATGAGTCTAGATGAAGTGGTGTGGCCTGTTGAATATTCAAGTACCTAGGAATCCATATCTCAGAGGGGCTGACATGGGCCGAGCAACAAGGATTGTAAAAAACTAATCTCATCCCAGGAATGGACTGTTTCAGCTTCTGCAATCAGGCAGAAGGTTTTGCACCATTATGGGCAAAACAGAGAGACTTGTGAGGAGTTTTTATCCTCAGGCCATTCAGCTTCTCAACTGAGACATGTACAACCCCTCCTTTTTGTAGTATTACATTCTTGATCACTGCAGAGCAGCCTAATTTTTgtctgtattaataataattgtctgTCATTCCATACTGCCTCTATCATTTATTACTGTACATGCACTGTTCATGCTGCTACACTATTACAAGGGTTTCTAAGCTGTTCACACTGTTGtgcagacattgcaaaatgcactttaacTTTATAACTTGCACATCTGTAAATCTGTCTCAGACTTGTTTAATCTATTTCAAAGTTTTACTATTTTCCTACATTGTTTTACAAATGTTATCTTTTTAACTTGTGttctttgtttgattttttgtttaattatttaatggagGCACAGTCAAAAAGAGCGGTTCactatacatttcactgcatgttgtacctgtatgactatgcatgtgacaaataaagaatcttgaatcacCTTCCTTCTCTCTGACTGTTctctatatctgtgtgtgccaATAGAGGTGAAGTGGGCATACGtgttatacagtataaaacTTGACAAGATTGTAAGCAGAATGCTATGACATAGCTATGAGGAAGCTATTActcactttaataataataataataagaagaagaagagtagTAAGAATTTGTTAAATACAACTACTAGTACCAACGAATTGtaattaagaatattaataatataggcacatgcacatattttatcatattttaaaataattaagtgtatgtcctcatttaaaaagagagaaattctGCCTGTTTTTGACGTCTGAAGGCGTTAAAAAAAATACGTCTTTAGCcgtgaaaaatcgacgtgttaattttttttgcatgtgaaaaatcgacgtgttgattttttgcatgtgaaaaaccgacgtgttgattttttgcatgtgaaaaaccgacgtgttgattttttgcatgtgaaaaatcgacgtgttttttaagatgttttggccccgttggccttccatactcccgccgccctgaacgcGACGCTAGCCAACGCCGGAGATGCTCTCTGACATCatagagtgggcggggacaaggccaCTCAGAATGCCATgctctgagaactttttaaaggggccgcaaaacaaacaaacgtgtagTTATACCTTTGCGCCAACTCCTGACAGGACATAATTtatcaaataaatattgttgtgagccagttatttgcattcccgCTTAAAATCAAGCattctggagggaaaatgttacctataaatagtgtagcgcttcttttcaaatttaccttctcacaatggatgatcgccaagtagttgcttgtgctttatgtttctttagttaacataaatagtacttCAAATGTAtcacgacagttctactaaaacacataattatgttttgacaaacactaatgctataaatagaTATAACATTACTGACAATTCTCTGCTATGGCGCCTAAATTACTACtgatcaaaaatatatattatgcacttcaccatctcacctggaacaccgattgtttcggacactctggtccatgcctcttttttttttatttatgtccctgtatgcaaacagagacacatcatatataactgggtacccggccacagcaataataagtctctcctccattgtgcctaggaacggttgggtcggaacaaaagtttacacgtttacgttctgcggcgctctctttagcggagcatctctaTATTCCCATTGGTTGCTGCTCAACCGtgtcacagctcattaccataaagttgactgggattcaacttctgtctgacgctcccgccTCCAAGATCGCGATGCgccgcgccgcgccgctcctcgacgcctcccgacgctccctcccatagagaatgaatgacttccggtcgctttgacgctctcgccgctcgcagtgtgaacgtagcatcagagcgcagggggcagccggagcgccgcagactcgggcagctacatgagtatattgggaataaaataggGATGCACGATAATATCGGTCACCGATAATTACCGGCCAATAATGGCAATTATGACGTCACACCGATAATTTTGATAATGAAAAATTCAACCGATAATGAAATCCAATAATTATGAACTTAATTTAGCCTCCAAATTTGCGCAGTTCCTACTACTGTAATTCTGCACAGATCCTACTGCGGCGCCACCACTGCTCATGTCGCATGTGTGATGCTTAAGATAACATGGCGGTTCCTTCACCATTATGGGTCTACTTTTCCGTGCAAATGTAATGGACGAAAAAAGAAACCGCTTAAGTTGTGAGAAGGCAGAGCAGCTTCTATTTATCAAGAAAAATCTTCCACTGATTCACcctcagttaaaaaaaaaaaaaaagatgttgaGTAGCATTTTGTGCTCATTTTGGTTTTAAATTGAGCCACATTGCATTTTCTTGCACTTTGAGTGTTATTTTGATTTTCACTAGTATGAATTTTGTGGTTATATTCTGTTCTGTGAATAGACCAATTATGTTGACACTGActttgcattattttttaatgttatgtTCAACATTACAAAAAATGGCTTACTTTTAAGAGCCTTGTTGTGCAATgaagtataaaaaaaattttttccCTAAAAGCTTACCATTACACATTGACAATTTGTTGTAGGTtggatgttggatttgatgcCTGCCCACATTAATGTGGAAAAAGTAGAAATAAATTCTGCTTTTGTAAAGTTacatttgttcttgtttttctgtACTCCTTTTTTTATTAGGTCTTTTAATACAAATATCGGTTTAACATTATTGGCTATCGGCTGTAAGGAGGAGCAAATTATCGATTATCGGTATCAGTTGAAAAATGCATTATTGTGCATCACtagaataaaatgtgtgtattggagcgaattctgtgttagtgagtgtgtgaggtgtgagagtgataatgatggagatgctgggcttcgcgatgggattaatcgctcttcctcttgcctacagactcctgccagctgatgctggaccccaacacagcaaacagactcctgtctctgtcagaggggaacaggaaggtgacacggggggcaaagcagccatatcctgatcatccagagagatttgactactggcaccaagttctgtgcagagagagtctgactggtcgctgttactgggaggctgagtggagtggagatgtagcccggataggagtgacttataacgGAATCGGGAGGAAAGGATGGAGTGATGACTGTCTGCTTGgagccaatgacaagtcatggagtctctgctgctctcctgacagttactctgtctggcacaataaGAAACAGACTGACCTACCCATAGAACCTTCAgactcccgcagagtaggagtgtatctggactgggcggctggtactctgtccttctacagagtctcctctgatggactgaccctcctgtacagcttcacctcctcattcactgaacccctctgtccagggtttTGGGTTTATACTAACTCttccgtgtccctgtgcatgctgggatagctcactgtgtgctggaggaatcatttttaccttatcagagtgtcacatgtcgctgcttttccatggcaaaaaggtaaaatctgctttttaaccagtataaccctttttactctgtctgaagtgtgacaTAAATTAGATTAATGACTGGGTTTGGCAAGCTGCACAAACGTAAAATGTGTATTTGtttctgattaaaatgtaataaaatgtaatcctgatgattGGGGGGCTTTTCCTCTCCCctctatatgtacattttatatacactcacctaaaggattattaggaacaccatactaatacggtgtttgaccccctttcgccttcagaactgccttaattctatgtggcattgattcaacaaggtgctgaaagcactctttagaaatgttggcccatattgataggatagcatcttgcagttgatggagatttgtgggatgcacatccagggcacgaagctcccgttccaccacatcccaaagatgctctattgggttgagatctggtgactgtgggggccattgtagtacagtgaactcattgtcatgttcaagaaaccaatttgaaatgattcgatctttgtgacatggtgcattatcctgctggaagtagccatcagaggatgggtacatggtggtcataaagggatggacatggtcagaaacaatgctcaggtaggccgtggcatttaaacgatgcccaattggcactaaggggcctaaagtgtgccaagaaaacatcccccacaccattacaccaccaccaccagcctgcacagtggtaacaaggcatgatggatccatgttctcattctgtttacgccaaattctgactctaccatttgaatgtctcaacagaaatcgagactcatcagaccaggcaacatttttccagtcttcaactgtccagttttggtgagctcgtgcaaattgtagcctctttttcctatttgtagtggagatgagtggtacccggtggggtcttctgctgttgtagcccatccgcctcaaggttgtgcgtgttgtggcttcacaaatgctttgctgcatacctcagttgtaacga
The Paramormyrops kingsleyae isolate MSU_618 chromosome 4, PKINGS_0.4, whole genome shotgun sequence genome window above contains:
- the LOC140588922 gene encoding stonustoxin subunit beta-like, with translation MLSALLEDPKCKLEKLNVDHSGECRTRPGFQKYSCQLMLDPNTANRLLSLSEGNRKVTRGAKQPYPDHPERFDYWHQVLCRESLTGRCYWEAEWSGDVARIGVTYNGIGRKGWSDDCLLGANDKSWSLCCSPDSYSVWHNKKQTDLPIEPSDSRRVGVYLDWAAGTLSFYRVSSDGLTLLYSFTSSFTEPLCPGFWVYTNSSVSLCMLG